Within Pseudomonas brassicacearum, the genomic segment TTGCAGGAAAAGTACCGGTTGCAGCAGCGCATCGGCGTGGTGTTCCTGAAGGCCAAGGAGCGTGATCCGAATTTGCTGGCGCTGCTGGCTGAGTGCCGGATGTATGCCAATCGGCAGGCTTGAGACCGTGTTGCCTTCATCGCGAGCAAGCTCGCTCCCACAAGGGATGTGTGAACACCGATCCAATGTGGGAGCGAGCTTGCTCGCGATGGGGACAGTCCTGTCAGCAAGAGACTTTGCCTTACCCCATCAACCCCCGCATGATCAGAAACAACAACGAAGGCCCCAACAAGCAACCAAGCGCCGTATAGAACGCCGCCGTCAGGCAGCCATATGGCACCAGCTTCGGATCGGTCGCCGCCAACCCACCGGCCACACCGCTGGAGGTACCCATCAAGCCACCGAAAATCACCGCACTGCGTGGATTATTCAGGCCAATTAACGGTGCCACGAACGGCGTCGCCACCATCACCAGGATCGCCTTGATCAACCCGGCGGCAATGGACAGCGCCATCACTTCGGAACTGGCACCAATTGCCGCTCCGGTCACCGGCCCGACGATGTAGGTCACCGCCCCGGCGCCAATGGTGGTCAGGCTCACCGCATCGGTGTAACCGAAGGCCATTGCCACGCCCACGCCAGCAATGAACGACGTACCGACCCCGACAAACAGCGCCAGCACCCCGACAAAGCCGGCGCGCTTGAGTTCTTCGACACTCACGCCAAACGCCGTGGCGACGATGGCGAAGTCCCGCAGCATCGCACCACCCAGCAAGCCGATCCCGGACAGCAGCGGAATGTCCACCACGCCCTTATGCCCGCCGGTCACGGCACCGCCAATGTAGGAGAGCACCAGCCCCAGGAGAATGGCGATGGCCGAGCCGTGCAGGCGGCCTTTGGTGAACGTGTCGCTGATCCAGTAGGACACCCACATGGTGATGCCGACAATGGCAAAACCGCTGATCAGGCCGTAGCTGGTGATGACTTTCATCATGGATTCGTACATGGCAATCACCCGACCGTCTTAACGGAAACATCGGCCTGAGGCCCTTTGTTGCCAATGCGCACCAGCACCGGCACCATCGCAAAGGCAATCACCACCGCCAGGGTCCCGGCCAGGATCGCCATCGGCCCGCCCTTGAGCGCGCCGTAGACGTTTTGCTGCGCCGCCATCGCAACCACGATGGGGATGTAGATCGCACTCCAAAATTCCACGCCAGCCTCGGATTTGCCCTTGAACAGGCCGCGCTTGCTCAGGTAACTGCCCAGGCCGATCAACAGCAGCATCGCAATGCCGACGCCGCCGACGTTGGCCGGCACGCCGATCAACTTGCCCAGCAGCTCACCGATAAAAATACCCGTCAGGGTACAAAAGGCCAGAAATGCCACACCGTAGATAATCATTGTTGTAGTCCTCAAAGTGCATCGTCGAAGTTGTTGTTTTTGTGCTTCGCCAGCTTGAGTCGGTGGTTTAGGGTTGGCGGTTTCCCTCCTCACGCAACAGCGCTTGCAAGGTGTCGAGCCGGGCGCCGTCGAAAGCCATGACAGTGCCTTGCTCGAATACCCGGCGCGCCAGGGCGGTCAGTACCGCACCGGGGGGCAGTTCGATTTGCAGTCGTACGCCACGCTCGTAAGCGCTTTGCACGGTACCGCGCCAATCCACCACGCGGCACATGTTGAACGCCAGGTCGTCGCGCAAGGCCTCGGTGTCGATCACCGGTCGCGCGCGGCTACCGCTGAGATAACCCAAGGCCGGTGCTTTCAACGGCACGTCGGCAAATGCCTGGGCCAATGCCCGGGCCGGTGCTTCCAGCAACGGGCAATGGGACGGCACACTCACCGCCAGCCGACAGGCCTTCCCGGCCCCCAGGCTTCGCGCTTGCCTGGCAACGTCGGTCATGGCCTCGTCGCTGCCGGCGATGACCACCTGGTTATCGGCGTTGATGTTGGCCAGATAGACCGGGGTACGGTCGCTGTGCACCTGCGCCAGCAACGCTTCCACTGCCGCGAGGTCCAGGCCGATGATCGCGGTCATGCCATAGCCTTGCGGGTACGCCTGCTGCATCAATTCGCCCCGCAGGCTGACCAGTCGCAAAGCATCCTCGAACCCCAGCGCTCCGGCCACTACCGCTGCCGGATAAGCACCGATGGACAGCCCCGCCACGTAATCCGGCGCAGGGGCCAGTTCCAGCAATCGGCGCGACGCTGCCACGCCGGCGATCAACAGGCACAGTTGCACGGCGCGGGTCGATTGCAAGGCCTCGGCACTGTCCAGTTGCAGCACGTCCTCACCGAGCACGTCACCTGCCTCGTCGAGGACTTGCGGCGCCAGGCCATGGAGCATCCCCACGCGCTGCGCACCCTGGCCGGGAAAGACGAAGAGGCTGCTCACGCGACTTGCTCCAATGAAGGCTGCCAAGGATCGCTCACCAGCCGTGCCTGAACATCATCCTTGAGCAGGACCCGCCGCGACGAACCCGCCCACTCGCGCAAGGCGACGGCACCGCAGGGCGTTTGCAATTGCAGGTCCACGGCGCAGACCGAAGCATCCAGTTGCGCCAGCAACTCCTTGGCCTGGAGTCGGTCGATAACGTGCGGCGCCCGCAGAATCAAATCCAGGTCGCTGCGTTCATGCAGCGCCTCGACGCCCGTGGCGAGCTCGAACCCGGCGCTGCCGCTGACGCCCCAGACCCAGCCACTGGCATCGAGCAGCGGACGCAGGCGGGACAGCGCTTGCAGGGCTGGCAAGTCACGAGTCGACGGAACATGACAAAGATCTTCCGGCCTTACACGACGGGAAATCGCCGCGACCGCCATCGACGTTGCATAACGCTGCTCGCGCAAGCGCCCGCGCACGCCGACCGCGATTTGATCCGGTGCCGTCAGCGCGCGTCGAACCACCACCGGTTGACCGGCGGCAATCGATTCGACCACCCATGCCGGCGCACCCGCAGGCAGCTGCCCCGGGGTCAGCCCCCAGAGCAGGTCATGGGCCAGATACCTATTCACCACTGCGCTCTCAGCAGCTGGCGCACGGTGCTGGAAGCCGCGCGATGGGTCGCACCGAGGCGACTGCTCAAGTCCCGAGGTGCCCCGGCAACATCGTTGATCGCCTGTTGCAGGCAATCCGTTACCCGAGCCAGATCCGCCGCCGTCGGTTGCTCGATCTGCTCCACCGACAAGGTTTCCCACAGCAGGCCCAAGCTGGCAAAGCTTTCGATGTCATAAGCCATTGGCGGCACGCTGGCAGCCAACGCCTCAAGCTCTTCGACACTGCGCAGGGTCACCCGCGCCGCCGAGGCCTTGCCCATGGCGTGGACCATCACGCCCGGGTCGCGCAGGGCAATCAGCCGGTTGGCCTGGTAGCCGTGGGCCAGGAACGCCCCGGACATGGCCTTGCCCACCAGCAAACCGATCACCGGATGTCCGGCCAATCGGGCGCGGGCGTAACTGTCCGCCGCACCGGCCAAGGCCTGATGAATACCCAGGGCTTCTTCACGCCGGCCGTAGGCCTGGCTCGGTACATCGACAATGGCGATCAGCGGACGCTTGTTGACTGCCTCGCGGTCGGCGTCGATAGCATCGTCCACCGCTTTAGCCAGGCCCCAGCCCTCCAGCAAACCGACTTCGCCATTGCGAGCACGGGGAAAGCGACTGTCGGGATCCGCCACCACGGCCAGCAGGCGCACGGTTTGCTCGCCCAGCCGGACGTCAGCGACTTTCAACGAAGCCGGCAAGCCTTCCAGCGGTTTGGCGTCGCCACCCAAGGCCTCGAACCAGCGCAAGCCTCTCAACGAATAGGCACTCATGGGCGTTCTCCCTGATACAGCTGGCGAACCGTAGCCGGTTCGATTTGCACTTTTGTGTCCAGGCGGGCCAGACGTTGCAGGAACAGCTCGGCCTGGCCGCTGCGGTGTTCGGCGGCAATGCCCTGATGCAGCAACTGGCCGACCTGTTGGCGGATCTGCGCCACATCATCGGCGACGTAACGGTCCACCAGCCCACTGGCGAAACGCTGTTCGCCGCCGGTCAGGCTCCAGATGAATGGCCGGTCACGGGAGTCGTATTCGTCGATCCCGGCCTCCTGTTCGATCACTTGTGGGCCGTTCAGGCCCAGCCGCGCTTCCTGGGTCACCAGCAGATAACTGCACAGCCCGGCGGCGATGGACATGCCACCAAAGCAGCCGACGCTGCCAGCCACCACGCCGACCACCGGTTGGTATTGGCGCAGATCGACAATCGCCGAATGAATCTCGGCAATCGCCGCCAACCCGAGGTTGGCCTCCTGCAACCGCACGCCGCCGGTTTCCAGCAGCAACACGGCGCGGGTCGGGATGCCCTTGCGGTTGTCCTCGGCGGCTAGTTCCAGCGCACCGGCAATTTTCGCCCCGCCGACTTCGCCGAGGCTGCCACCCTGGAACGCGCCTTCAATGGCGGCGATTACCACGGGCAGGCCATCGAGCGTGCCCTTGGCGATCACCACCCCGTCGTCGCTTTGCGGCACTACGCCCTGGCGCAACAGCCACGGCGACATGACCCGTTGGAACGGGTCGAGCAGTTCACGGAAGGTGCCGTCATCGAGCAAGGCTTTCGCCCGTTGCCGGGCGCCGAGTTCGACGAAGCTGTGCTTGTTGAGCAACGCTGCACTGTCAGTCATGGCCGATCTCCTCGAAGCCTTGCTCCAGGCGCAAACGCACCACGCCGGGGGTAGCGCCGAAATCGTGGATGTCGATAGACAAGGCCGGCGGTGTCTGGCCGTCGAACATGCGGGCGAACAGGTGCTGCCAGCGTTGTTCACTGCCGTTGACCGAGGTCTGCACCTGGATGGTCAGCTTGCCCGCCAGGCCGGGTTCGATCAGTACTTCCAGGTCGCCCGAACCGACACAGCCCACCAGCGCCCGGCCCCGAGGCGGCTGCCCGGCGGGGAATTCAAAGGATAAGGTTTCCATCAGCACACTCCAGGGAAGAGGCCATCGCCGCGTTCGATACGGTCGAGGAACAGGCAGGCGGCGAGCAGGTCGGCAGCACCACCGGGCGAGGCATTCAAGGCAATCAGTTGTTGGTCCAGCGCGTGCAATTGGCGACGACCGCCCAGGCTCGCACTGCCACCGGCATCGAGCACAGCCTTGGCCCCCTGTTGCATGGCCTGCAAACCCGGCTCGCCAGCGCGGTAGAGCACGCAGGTGTCGGCCAGGGTGGTCATGATCGCCAGCAAGGCATCGAGCCGGGCGTTCTGCTCTCCCGCGCCCGCCGCGCGACTGCGCTTGAGCTGCGGCAGGCCCAGGCCAGTCACCGCGGGAAACGCCAGTTGCGCTTCTTCCCGGGCACCGC encodes:
- the madM gene encoding malonate transporter subunit MadM, producing the protein MYESMMKVITSYGLISGFAIVGITMWVSYWISDTFTKGRLHGSAIAILLGLVLSYIGGAVTGGHKGVVDIPLLSGIGLLGGAMLRDFAIVATAFGVSVEELKRAGFVGVLALFVGVGTSFIAGVGVAMAFGYTDAVSLTTIGAGAVTYIVGPVTGAAIGASSEVMALSIAAGLIKAILVMVATPFVAPLIGLNNPRSAVIFGGLMGTSSGVAGGLAATDPKLVPYGCLTAAFYTALGCLLGPSLLFLIMRGLMG
- the madL gene encoding malonate transporter subunit MadL, producing the protein MIIYGVAFLAFCTLTGIFIGELLGKLIGVPANVGGVGIAMLLLIGLGSYLSKRGLFKGKSEAGVEFWSAIYIPIVVAMAAQQNVYGALKGGPMAILAGTLAVVIAFAMVPVLVRIGNKGPQADVSVKTVG
- the mdcH gene encoding malonate decarboxylase subunit epsilon → MSSLFVFPGQGAQRVGMLHGLAPQVLDEAGDVLGEDVLQLDSAEALQSTRAVQLCLLIAGVAASRRLLELAPAPDYVAGLSIGAYPAAVVAGALGFEDALRLVSLRGELMQQAYPQGYGMTAIIGLDLAAVEALLAQVHSDRTPVYLANINADNQVVIAGSDEAMTDVARQARSLGAGKACRLAVSVPSHCPLLEAPARALAQAFADVPLKAPALGYLSGSRARPVIDTEALRDDLAFNMCRVVDWRGTVQSAYERGVRLQIELPPGAVLTALARRVFEQGTVMAFDGARLDTLQALLREEGNRQP
- a CDS encoding malonate decarboxylase holo-ACP synthase translates to MVNRYLAHDLLWGLTPGQLPAGAPAWVVESIAAGQPVVVRRALTAPDQIAVGVRGRLREQRYATSMAVAAISRRVRPEDLCHVPSTRDLPALQALSRLRPLLDASGWVWGVSGSAGFELATGVEALHERSDLDLILRAPHVIDRLQAKELLAQLDASVCAVDLQLQTPCGAVALREWAGSSRRVLLKDDVQARLVSDPWQPSLEQVA
- the mdcE gene encoding biotin-independent malonate decarboxylase subunit gamma, which encodes MSAYSLRGLRWFEALGGDAKPLEGLPASLKVADVRLGEQTVRLLAVVADPDSRFPRARNGEVGLLEGWGLAKAVDDAIDADREAVNKRPLIAIVDVPSQAYGRREEALGIHQALAGAADSYARARLAGHPVIGLLVGKAMSGAFLAHGYQANRLIALRDPGVMVHAMGKASAARVTLRSVEELEALAASVPPMAYDIESFASLGLLWETLSVEQIEQPTAADLARVTDCLQQAINDVAGAPRDLSSRLGATHRAASSTVRQLLRAQW
- a CDS encoding biotin-independent malonate decarboxylase subunit beta gives rise to the protein MTDSAALLNKHSFVELGARQRAKALLDDGTFRELLDPFQRVMSPWLLRQGVVPQSDDGVVIAKGTLDGLPVVIAAIEGAFQGGSLGEVGGAKIAGALELAAEDNRKGIPTRAVLLLETGGVRLQEANLGLAAIAEIHSAIVDLRQYQPVVGVVAGSVGCFGGMSIAAGLCSYLLVTQEARLGLNGPQVIEQEAGIDEYDSRDRPFIWSLTGGEQRFASGLVDRYVADDVAQIRQQVGQLLHQGIAAEHRSGQAELFLQRLARLDTKVQIEPATVRQLYQGERP
- a CDS encoding malonate decarboxylase subunit delta, giving the protein METLSFEFPAGQPPRGRALVGCVGSGDLEVLIEPGLAGKLTIQVQTSVNGSEQRWQHLFARMFDGQTPPALSIDIHDFGATPGVVRLRLEQGFEEIGHD